The Pseudomonas sp. TH06 genome contains the following window.
GCCGAGACGACGTGCCAACTCGGCCTTGCTTACACCTGACTCCAAAAGGGTATTCCACAGAGCAACCTTTGCTGCAGTCAGCGCAGGCAGACGCAATACAACGTCACTTGCCTGTTCTCCTGCCTGACCGGTCGGAATCAACCGGCGATCATCAACGTAAATCGACAGCGCTGTCTCGATTGCATCAATAGCGGTATCCAGCGCTTCCTTGAGAGTCTCGCCG
Protein-coding sequences here:
- a CDS encoding type II toxin-antitoxin system HicB family antitoxin; this encodes MFEYALEVHEEPGSVWLTCAEIPEMHAVGETLKEALDTAIDAIETALSIYVDDRRLIPTGQAGEQASDVVLRLPALTAAKVALWNTLLESGVSKAELARRLGVQRPQVDRLVDFLHHSKIENVERALQQLGRRISLSVQAA